DNA sequence from the Lycium barbarum isolate Lr01 chromosome 5, ASM1917538v2, whole genome shotgun sequence genome:
CCAATACAAATATGCATCGGAAgggaaaaagacaaaaaaaaaaaaaaaaatgtcctaAGAAGGGTTGAGATAACTTTTTCTCCCCCTTTAAACTTGAGTGCTAGGGTTGGGCACCGAATAAAGGAGTGGTCAATTAGTGAGGAAAGAAACGTCTATTTCACATGAAAGGATTGAGAATAAATAACTTGTTGGCTTGTGGACCAGTATTCTACTGTTTGCTTACCAGTTAGTCCTTAGCTAATATATCTACTTTCCAGTTTCCAAATATGGACATATCCTCtttctttgattttgattttgattttttgtttCATCTGTAATTTTTCCCCTCCCATTCTTGGTTTtcttaaataaaagaaagaattatCACATTTTTGGGCAACTGAGAAACGTTTGGTCTCAACATATCATCCATAAGCCACATTGAGACTTAAAGCCATTGGGCCCAATACATCACTCTAATTGGGCTAACTTTAGAAATGCCTTAACTTCGTCCATATTGTCTAAAGTATGGTTTTGTCAAGATTTCAAACACAGGATGTCTGAAACGTGCAAAAAATTATAAACTTAGGTCACAACTTAAATTGTAGCAGCAAAATCGTTTCTATGCACTTCGCTCATTATTTGGCAAAGAGATGATCAATTATCGAGACGTCTCCATCTGTAACAAGATTTTCTACGTTCTGTGTAGGGATAATtatgaatttgaaaaaaaaaaaaaacgaaaatccTAAAACTTATTATGGAACATTGAAATGAAAGTGCTCAAAATAGAGATTCATATACTTGATGCCAACTTATATAGTTTTGTCGCATATTTTTTCTTGTGGTCTAAACAAGAATTAGTaaaaagaaccaaaaaaaaaaaaaacacaaacaaaAGATCAGGACAGCGAACAAAATAGAGAAGGAAAACAGCCACAACATACTGTTGACAGACCTCTTAGCTTAAGCTTTTAAGGTGGCTTTGAGTGCACTCAATTATCAATAGTTATGGATTCGATTCCTATACTTATATATGCAATCTACGCAGCTACTCTTGTCCGTGAATATATTAAAATCATGCTTTCCACAAGTTCAGTATGCTACAGAGTAATGAAGGAACACTAGTTCTATTGACTCAGAAAACTCACATTTTTATTAGCAAGTAGCAACCGAGTCAATGTCAAGGAACTCGAGCGAGGGCCTTCTCTGTGCATTCATGTGCAGCTAGGGAAGTTGCAGCACTAATTCAATTTACTAATATATCCTAGAATCCTTTAAAAACTTCAATATAATCAAAATTTTGAGTACTATAATAATGAGACAGAACTCAGTAATCGAGGTACAAAGTTACCCTCTTAACCATTGCATAAGGCAGTTTTAACCTCCAGCCTTTCTGTTTACGGCTTAGCGGCCTTCCTTTGGCTGCTGGATCTCTGTTCTCCTTCACATCCGCCAACTTCCACACACAGCTCCCTGACTCTGCATCAATTGATTCCATGAAGAATATTCCGTTCTTATCAACGTTTCTAGAGTTCATTTCTTCTATATAGCTAACTCTCATAGGCATGTCCTTGAAGCGGGATAAGTCATCTGGTACTTTTAGTAGCCGCTCGGCACCAGGAGACGATACCTTAAAATCACAAGAGAGAACGTTTGTTTCAAAAATTAATACTCCCAAGCCGTTATCAAATTTCTGTATTTATGAAAACCGAAAGAGAAGACAACACTGTTTTAAGAGTTACCTCAAGGGCCAGATCATCAGGAATTTTCCCTAGTGCACCAGCTTCGTCTAACCTTTTCTTGTATTGGCGGCTAAATTCTTCCATTTCATCCATACTTGGACAGCCATAGCTGATGTAAATAGTATGTTACACAACCACGGTGAACAGGATATCAAAAGAACACTGGTacaaaaacaaaatgaaaattGCTGACAAGATATGAACTCTGATTTCAGTTCAGTAGAGATTGTATAACTTGACCAGAAATGATTCTTAAAAGAAGCAAAGAAGGACAGAGAGATCTAAGTAACTGACTATATATGTGACCCTATAACAAAGAGGTCAAGTCCATTAGTCATCCATCACAAGTTATAATGCACATTCTATTTTGGAACATCCAAAATGTTGACATGCTTTCACAAATAATACTATCTTACACTACTCTCACTTATTGGCATCTGTGTTCTTTCATTGGAATTAGAATTTTAAAGAGCGACCACAACAAGAGATATCAGGCACAGCATGCTCTATATCATTCATGAAATAGAGAGAGATGCAGAGTTGTATGATGTAGATAAGAAGACTGTTTTGCAAAATCAACAACTTACTCATTTGGAAGTTTGTCCAATCTGACATAGATGTATCCGCGTGGACTGGTTTTGAATGAATAGAGTTCCGTGTCATCACCGAACTGTAGAAGCACATCACGTGCTATAGATAATGCCTGCTCACCCCAAGGGCAACTTTGCAATACAATTCCTCCACCATCACCTCCATCCCCAATCTAAAAGTTTGAACTAAAAtcaacttaaacatatataccaAAAAAGAAATGCAGAAAATGAAATCGAATTAAATACTATATCAGTAAGATCATGTACCTCAGGGTCagcttcctcctcttcttcccaTATATCTATTGGTTCTACGTCCTCAATCGTTTCATCTTCAAACATAAATACACGAAGTGTGACTCTGTGAGAGAATATAACTTGACGAATTTGATTAAAATTCACTAAATTCATTTTAATGAGAATATGAAACAAGTATGGAGCAAACGCCCTTATATTTCTCATGGTAAATGAACATTTCTAATTAACTTCCACACGAATAAAACCTCCAATTTACCGGTTGGTGGTGGGGGACTCTACCGCTAGAAACAGCCTTACTAGGTGGAGGGAACAAATTGAATCCCCTTCGTTGAAAAATTATACCGCATAAGTAGGGTAAAAATGAATATTTTTGTTATATATGAATTGTCAAATCCGCTTAACATAACGAAAAATTCAAGTGCAATAGTGAAGGGGTCTCAAAAATAGCTTTAAGTGCCAAGTTCACATCCTAACTGTCACATTCTAGCATATTCTTGAATCTCCTTATATAATTTCCTGTCTCTGCTACTGGCCAAGCCTTACAGGTCAACATTTTCATTTGTTGCTTCACCAACATAACAATATAAGACTAAGGTGTTAGCCTAGCGGTCAATAAAGTGGCAGAGACCACGATAGAGCCTTGGTGGACAAAGTTACCCGGTACCTATACTGGTGGGAGGCAATAGTCTATGTGTGCAAAAGCTAACCCGTACACCACCACCAGTATTAAAAACACCTAACAATATAAGCCTAATAAAATAGATGCATTTTGttaatccctaccaagtaaaggtaTTAGCTTTCATAGGGAAATTCACCACTTAGTTTTCTTGAAAACAAAATTCAAGCACAACTTGGGCTGGCTTAACATATACTCCTTCTGTCTCAATTTACGTCTTacatttccttttcctttttagtctgtcccaacaGACCTTAGACctttttttgcgcttttcgcttttgataacactgagcACCAGGGACTGAGCCAAGTGGTGACCAGGGGGTTCATGGCGAAAAACTAGCCTGTatatatacaaggttaaaattattttttttatgtatatatatatatatatatagagtataTGTTCAACCCCTTTGCTTCTTCGgttgtttacttttttatatttttgaacccctaaTGAAAATTCTGAATCCGTCACTGCTTCGCACAACATAAACAATTTATCAAACACCTAATAAGCAACTCAACATAAACACACAAAAAAAGGATACAAGAGAGCATACAGTGAAGTGGGTCATTTCTATTTTTCTCAGGAGTTAATTCTTGTGAAGAATTAGAACTTGAGTACCTTAATGCTGAAAtggtttttttaaaagaaagactATTTGGCAAACCATTACAAAGATTGTGCAAGGCTTTGTTTGGTTGTTGTATTGTAGGAAAACAATGGTGATGGTAATAAAGAGGCTTAGAAAATAAAGGGTTTAGCAAAAAAAGGTTCATTTTGCTACTAAGTTTATTTcttatcatcatcttcttctttttctatatTGTAAACTGTAAAAGGAACTGTGGGTTTTGTTTCTGCTTCAGTACTCTCTACAAACACCTATTTAAAAATGGGAAAGGGGCAAATTTGTCCCTGTACTATGCAAAAAGATCAAATTTGACCGTATATAAAGGCAAAATATATCAAATCAccttaaactatacccaaaatgtcgatatcacacctaaatTATACGGGCGATCTATTACATACCTGAACATCTAAAAAATGAAATTATTTACCCCCTGCAAACTGATGACCACTTGCACAATGGAAAGTGTAATACACTCGTCTGCCACGTCAGCGCCAAATCagatttcttttaaattttaaattatttttcttttcttttagttaatttatttttcctttattgTAAAATATAAATAACCCCTCACcctcccctcccccctccccccaccctccttcttcttcttcttcttcttcttcttcttcttcatctttacCACCGCCCCATCTCACCGGAACCATCAATCCGCCACCACCATCGCCACTAGTTTCACCACCACCAATCCTCCAATAATTGTGGACAAATGAatttgaacggagggagtattagtaaTTTTACTGCTGCTGCTGCTATTACATCAGCAGTAGTAGTACCAGCCCGCCTCCACCCCATTCCACCAACTCTATTACTACTACTGCTGCTATTCCACCAACTCATATTCACATTTCACCACCACCAATCCTccaaattcatatttttttaatCACATCCCCACCCTCACCCCCactccatttcttcttcattcCCTACTCCCACCCCATTTCTTCCTGTTTTTCCGCCACTGCTGTCTTCCCCCCgccccttctcctcctcctcccttATCTTCACGCCCCTTGCCCCTTTCCTTCATTTTTCTCATCACATTGTTTAATTGGGCAATTAATTGTTACTTTCTAatttcattattaaaaaaaaaaaaaaaaacacaatccAATGGATTTTGCAGAGATTTAGTAGTAACCTAGGTTTCATGGCCACAAAATTCCAAGTTTTAATGGCTCCAAAATCTGAACCTTTTTTTGtagtattttgatatttttttccagaaaggaaaagaaatgggtgaaattgatGGCGGCGGTGGTGGTGGCTATGGTGTTTTCCGGTGAGATGAAGAGAGGGAGGGGGCGTGGAGATGGGGAGGGAGGGGGGAGAGAGGTGTCGTTGCCGGAGAGAGCTCGTCGGAGCTCCATTAATGGcggaaaaatgaagaagaaatgggAGTGGAAGTGAGACTACAAAAATGAAAGAAGAacgggggtgggggtgggtgggattacaaaaatatgaattttgcaattaaaaaaaaaaaaaaaaagaacttcacttgcctatttttgaattataatttttatttttgtcaCATCAGCTTCTAAGGGGTAATAAATAGCACTTTaaaatatattaggtgtgtaatgggtcgtctgtatagtttaagtgtgatatcgacattttgggtatagtttaggggtgttttgatgtattttgccttatATAAATGGTTCTAATATCAATGTATGATTTATTCAAAaagtcaatcaattttttttattttttaactcaAACGTAATTCCACTAAAACAGTTAAAATGAGtatctttttatttcttaaacattTGGCTTTAAATAAGAATTTCATGTCaacaaaatttaattaaaaatcaGTTAAATAAGTTGGGTGATTTTCTAAGTCAAATACCAATAGTTCAGTGACTTTTGGGCTAGAAAACAAAGTTGCGTGACTTTGTGAGTGAACTACTcttagttgagtgacttttagGTCAGAAAATAAAGTTGTGTGGCTTTTGGGTTAGAaataaagttgagtgatttttgaattaaaaaataaagttgagtgactttcttaATGAACTACCcttagttgagtgacttttgaaTTAGAAAATAAAGTTGAATGACTTTCTGAGTGTACTCTTAATTAAGTGACTTTTGAGTTAGAAAACAAAATTGTATGACTTCTTGAGTGAACTACCTTAGTTGAGTAACCATTTGAGATATTATCTCTTAAAAAtactccgtctcaaattatttgtgtgattttcaaaaaatatttatttgtcaTTTTAAACTTAATAGTAATTATTCTTCAAGACTATAAACACCTcaattatgatgtgatattattattatttaaaatgAAGGATAAAATAGTTAAAACCCTCTCCtaattaatgtttcttaaggaaTGTGCACGACGGATAATTTATGTTTCTTAAGGAATGTGCACGACGGATAatttgagacgaagggagtattcATTTGTTTCCCCTTTTGGGCTTTGAAGCATTTTCTTTCACATATACAAACCTGCACGGCGTCTGTCGAGATAAATTAGCCATTGTTTGACGAATTCGGAAATGTTTGACTCCCCAAATAGGTCAACCGTCATACAAATTAGAATAGAGGGAGTATTCAAGTTGGAGTAGGTTATTTAATTTTTAGATCTATTTCTGGAAGAAAGATTAGAGCTCACAATTTGGATCCAAAAATGGTGGTATGAAATGTAATAAAAAGTCTGCTTAAATATCCACCATATTCAGGTAAGTGAAGCAGCATTTGTGCATGCTTGGTCTGGAGCTGAAGACAGAACACTATCCCATAAGAACCGGATAAGAAATGAACATACAACTAGAttgaaaaaaatagaaataaacaTAACTAGATTTACACAGCGAAGAAAACTGTTTCAACTAAGAATTATTTACAGTCGTAAAATAGTTCTGAGTGTATCGGTGAGGTTTTGAATGGTTTGTTGTTCCTGAGATGCTTGCATTTCCTGAAGGGGCATCTCTTCATAGCACCTACATTCAAAAGTTCAGATTATCAATTCATTTGGACATTAACAAGGAGAGGACGTTGAAACACAACCATGCCTAGACATATTTTGCTAGCATCTAATAAACTAAAACTCAAAGTAATAATAAACCTAAGGTCCCGGACATAGTAGTGAGTCGAATGGAAGGAAAATATTTGAATAAATTGCTCTCCAAGTATTATGTGATCATCGTACATCTTATGATACGCTAAGGCTTGAGCAAGATTCATCAGTGTAGGACTCGAGGTTAGTCTCTGGTATACACTTGGAGGAAGAGGAACCTGCAATCCATCAATTAACGATTATAAAAGGAGAGGAGATAGAAAGAAATAAAGCAAAATTGAAGTCTTTTTAAGGAAGCGGCAAGAGGACCTCGTTCTGTCTGcttcggcctttcttggattgAGGATCACCGGAGAAGAGTTCCTGCATTGCTTCTACAGCAATCTGCCCACTATCATCCCTTTGCCAGTCCCCAAGCACATCATCAGACAAGAGTGCAATTGGTGATATATCAGTTGCTCTTAGAAATGGTATTGGCACCGTGTTACCAGCCGAGTATATGGACCAAAGCTGATACGTGCACAAAATTGCAGGAGTCGGAATCATACTTGTAACCAGAACAAGCACGGACAAagaaaaatgaaataatgcaGTGACAGCCAGAAACAAGATCTTATAACAAGGCAAAGTAGAGGTTAATGTCAACGGAGAGGCAGATTCAGTTCATGTTGCGAAACCACAATGTAAGAGATATCAATGCATAGAAATAAATTTCAACCACAGAGCTAGAAATATAGCTAGTGGGAGGATGTCTTTTTACATTAAAGGAAATCTTGAATAATCATAGCGATTTACAGTACTGACAAGCCTAACCCCACATGTAAGCCCAGCGTAACAGAGCCTCactttataaatattttattgtgACAACCAAAACCAATTGAtcgagaaattgaagagagataaGAATAAAGGGCAGTCATTGATTTACTCCGCGGATAGAGCTTGAGAAAGTAAAGGATGTGCTTTAGATGCAATGTGTTACTTTTTTTCAGGAGATATGGCTCAATGAATAACGGAAATCACTAATACTATTCTGTAACCTTTACCaaaaaccacaaaaaaaaaaaaatcattaataCTATAGTGCAAACTAAAAGTTAAAGCGTGAAACCTCAAAACTGCAGCTATAAGTTTAGCCCGTGTCTTCTTCCTTCTCTGCTTATGTAACAGAGAATTACAGAAGTCACATCAGTTGTGATGAAACTTCTGAATACAAATGTAGGATCAGGATTTTATGTTAACGCTTTGTGAGAATTAGTCCGATAACTGATGGTTTAGATAGTTTTTCCATGAAATTAAACTACTTCAGTGAGTTGACAATTCAGAAAACTTAAAGAGTATAGCACAGAACACATACTCCTCAGATTATGGAAAAGggtagaaaaagaaagagatttcACCCTTTCCAATAAAGAGAAGTGTGTTGTAGAGTTCATGCTTGAGCACTTACCTTGTCCAATGCTCTCCGACTGACAGTTTCACTTGCCAAGGTTCCAGTATTATAGCCGCCGCCACCACTACTAACAGTTGATTGAGATGTAGTACTTCCCTTAAGGCCCGGATCAGGAGAAGGTAAGGTTCCAGGAGAAGGTACTTGCATGCTCTGTCTCTGGGACATTCCAACGGGTGAACTGACATCAACATCATTAAGCAGCCTGACAAGAAATGTTCAGTTTATTTAGGAAACGGACTAACAGAATGGAGTACCACTAAAAAGACACTCTTTTTCTCTCTTACTGCGTGCATGTTTTTTTACATTTCTACTTTACTGTTGATCGTATTTTGAAGTTAGTAGTAAGATCATGGGGGCAATCTGGTTTATAAACAGTTGGAATGGCATAGTAACCTAGAGACCAAGCTAGTTACTCAATAGATGGGTTTTATTAGTAGTATAGGTTATGAAAGAGGACAGTCATAGCCAAGAGAACCAAGATCCACAGCTCAAAGTAATGCCAAGATCAAACTGTACATTAAGTTCACACTTAATAGAGCACATCACTCTGCTAATTAGTACAAAGGTCATCTCCGTGAGAAGACGTGCTCAGAAAAAAGTTTCTAAGGCTGAATTTAAGTGGAAAGGATGAATTACTTTTCTGATTTAATAGGTTTCACCTCAGCACTAAATGATCATCAGAttaacaggaaaaaaaaaataccagGGAACATTTGATTTGCCAGCAACAGTGGGGTTGGAAGGACTTCCAGTACGCCGGAAAGTAGATGATGCTTCTGCATTTCTGATTTGACTAGCTGTTTTATCCATATCAGTTCCATCTCGGACTATCATAGTCCCAAAATCACCTGGTATAACAGATCCAATAGAATTTATTTTCAGACTAATTACTATCTAAAATCAACTACGAGCATTCAGGACAAACTGGCATATTAAAGTCAATATTTTCAGAAATAGAGTTCAATATTTTCACCAATAATACATAGTAAGCTTAAGAAAAAAATTGCAGGGTTTGCCAGTCACCATGATCCACTAGGATCATTGATCTGCCAATGATGTATGGATCTTTCCAAGTGACTCCCAATTGCCTCAATTAAGAGTTAAGACTACTCCCTTGACTAGCATAGAGATAAGATATTCTAATAGTTTTACTACACTAGAGTTAACAGTGTTGGAGCCAGGATTTTTGCTAAAGAgaatcaaaatataaagaagtaaacacacaAAGAAGCCAAGGGGATTCAATATGTTTGATATATTCTTCTCCAAATTGTCCATAAAAATGAGATAATTGAACATCCATAATATGTTCAGATACTTCTTGTTATCAATTGTATCTTTCTTCCTCTCTCGCAACGAACAGAACCTCCTAGAGAACCTCAGTCAAATATATAATGCAAGATGAAGCTGCAGATTACCTTCTCCCACAGGCTCCAAGCTTGTAGAAGGTGCTTCATCATTTTTAGGCTTAGAGGGAACAGTATCGCCAAATTCATCGTTCACTTTTGGACCTCCCATTACCTGAAGTTACAGAAAAAGGCTCTGAGGAACAGAATCTCACTTTCTCAAGAAGGTGTGGAGGGTGGGGAGAGACCATCCTGGTTCAAAAAGGAAACGCCAAAAAAATTCATTAAGAGATTAATCAGGCATACATCGGGAGTCTCTGCAGCAACACTTTGCGCTTCCAAGGCCATTGATGCCCTAATTTGCTTGGCCTTCTCAATCTTCGGCATCATTACAGAAGCTCCAGCTTTGAATTTTTCAATGAATTTGTGCTTTTCAAGGTAAATGGAAGAAAAATTAGTATATGCCAAAGACCACACACCTCTGGAGGTAAACAAATAAAACAATTTGCCAACTGACAGTAGACGTTTGTACAATACCTTTAGCATCTCTGAGGCAGTTGGACGAAGTCGGGGGTCTTTTGTAAGGCACTTGGCAATAAAATCATGGAATACAAGAGACCTGAAATAATCAACAACACATTTCCAAATTCCTCAATAGAAAACCAACTGAGATATAATTCtctccaaaaagaaaggaagagaaGGATGGCAACTAGAATCTTGTCCATGATTTTACTATACTGACAAAGGATTCATAAATTTGGACAAAACAGTGATGCATAgttgatatttatatatatatatatatatagttgctgTAAGACTACTGCAATGACATGAATTAAAGAGTTTTAATAGGAATTCTTCCTCAAAAGGAGAGTGGATACAAACAAATAAACAGTTCAATGGAAACCAATATAAAGAGTACAGAGCAAA
Encoded proteins:
- the LOC132641949 gene encoding uncharacterized protein LOC132641949, which produces MMIRNKLSSKMNLFLLNPLFSKPLYYHHHCFPTIQQPNKALHNLCNGLPNSLSFKKTISALRYSSSNSSQELTPEKNRNDPLHYETIEDVEPIDIWEEEEEADPEIGDGGDGGGIVLQSCPWGEQALSIARDVLLQFGDDTELYSFKTSPRGYIYVRLDKLPNDYGCPSMDEMEEFSRQYKKRLDEAGALGKIPDDLALEVSSPGAERLLKVPDDLSRFKDMPMRVSYIEEMNSRNVDKNGIFFMESIDAESGSCVWKLADVKENRDPAAKGRPLSRKQKGWRLKLPYAMVKRVTLYLDY